The following DNA comes from Noviherbaspirillum sp. L7-7A.
TGTCGATGCTGACACCCGAGAGAAGCATGGCACTGGTTTGGGTAAGGCCTGTCATGCTTTCCGGCCCCAGGTAGGCATGCGCCGCTGTCCTGACATAATTGCTCTGGTCAATCACGCTCTGGACCGCCGGCAGGCTTTTTGGTGTGCTTGCGCTGTCGCCAGAACTGGAACTGGAACTAGCGCTGGAGCCGGAACCGGACCCACCGCCACCACAAGCAGCCACAGAAAGTGTCAGAAAAAGAACTGCGCTGTAGAGCATGGAACGATGATGATTTTTCATGTCAGGGTCCGCAATGATGGATGAGGAAAGTAGGCAGGCTTGCGCCATCGGAAGACCTGTGGTGCCTGAACCTGGCAGCCAGCAGGCAGGCAGCCAGGCGCCGTAGGTTCGGTTGAGTGTGCCTTTGATGCCAGAACTATTAAGCACAAAAAACTCATCTTGTAACAATGTTGCCTCTTTGCTTGGACCGGGACGCTGTTGTTCCTGCCGCAGGTCCCATCACTCCCGCTCCGCTATAATTCGCTCCCGTGTACCTTGCCGGCTGGCACGTGGTCATGCCGAATCCGCATCAACTGCCCGGCGCGCGCATGCAAGAATCTGCATTCCCACATCCCCTGAAAAAAACATGAACGATCCCCTGGTCTATCTCAATGGCGAAATGACGCCCCTGTCCGAAGCCAAGATCCCGGTGCTCGACCGCGGCTTCATCTTTGGCGACGGCGTCTATGAAGTCATTCCCATCTACGGCCGCCGCATGTTCCGTTCCGAACAGCACATGGCGCGGCTGTTTCGCAGCCTCGACAAGATCGGCATACCGAATCCGCATGACCTTGCGGGCTGGATGGCGCTGATCCGGCAGGTGGTGGATGCCAGCCCGGACGACGAGCAGATGGTCTACCTGCAGGTAACCCGCGGCGTAGCGCGCCGGGCGCATGCCTTCCCGGCGGAAGTCACGCCCACCGTCTTCATCATGACCAATCCGCTGGTGCTGCCCTCGGCCGAGGTGCGCAGCAAGGGCGTGGCCTGCGTGACGATGGACGACAAGCGCTGGCTGCATTGCGAGATCAAGTCGGTGTCGCTCTTGGGCAATGTGCTGGCGGCGCAACATGCGGCGGAAAACCAGGTGACGGAAGCGATCCAGTTCCGCGACGGCATGCTGACCGAAGGCTCGTCGTCCAATGTCTGGATCGTCAAGGATGGCGTGCTGGCAGGGCCGCCCAAGGACAACCTGATCCTGGAAGGCATACGCTATGGCCTGATCCAGGAACTGTGCGAGGGTCTGGGCATTCCGATGCAGGTGCGCCGCATCAGCCGCGAGGAAGTGTTCGCCGCCGACGAGGTGATGATTTCATCGGCCACCAAGGAAGTGCTGCCGGTTACCCGCATCGACGGCCAGCCTGTTGGAAACGGCGCGCCAGGCCCCATATATGCCAAGTTGTATGAGGCCTACCAGGCAGCGAAAGCCGCAGCCTGAATCAACCAGGAGCGCATGATGGACAAGCTGAACAAGACCGGCAACCTGACGAATCTGAGCGATCTGCCCACACCGGAAAGCCTGATCGAATACCCGAGCGATTTCCCGATCAAGATCATGGGTGCGATGCAGGAATCGTTTGCCGAAGTGATCGTCGAAGTGGTCACGCAGCACGACCCGGAATTCCACGCCGGTCGCATGGAGATGCGGCCGTCGTCCAAGGGCAATTACCTGTCCCTGACCGCCACCGTGCGCGCCACCAGCCGTGAACAGCTTGACAACCTGTACCGCGCGCTGAGCTCGCATCCGATGGTCAAGGTCGTGCTGTAACAGCGCCATGGAAGGCTCGCCCGTTCTCGTTCACCGCGGTCGCGAGCCTTACCAGGCGAGTTTCGACGCGATGCGCGCCTATACCGACGCGCGCACCGCGGCCACGCCCGACCAGCTGTGGATCGTCGAGCATCCGCCGGTCTATACGCTGGGCCTGGCGGCCGATCCGTCCCACGTGCTGAACCCGCACGACATCCCGGTGATACAGACCGACCGCGGCGGCGAAGTGACCTACCACGGCCCGGGCCAGGTGGTGATCTACCTGCTGATGGACCTGAAGCGGCGCCAGCGCGACGCCCGCCTGTTTGCCCGCGAATTCGTCTGGAATATCGAGCAGTCTGTGGTCGAAACGCTGGCGGCGTATAATCTGGCCGGTGAGCGCCGGGCCGGCGCGCCCGGCATCTACATCGCCGACGGCGACTGGCGCGGCGCCAAGATTGCCGCGCTGGGCCTGAAGATCCGCGGCAACGGCTGCACCTACCACGGCGTCTCCCTCAATGTTTCCATGGACCTCGCGCCCTTCGGCTGGATCAACCCCTGCGGTTATGCCGGCCTGGCGACAGTGGACATGCAAACCCTGGGCGTTACCGCGCCGCTTGCGCAGGTGCAGCAGGCGCTGGCCCGCCAACTCATTGACCGACTGAAAGGATAGTGGCGCCGCCAGGCGCACTGCATACCATGGCATCCAACCCGACCGAGATTGCTTCCTCCGCCTACAACCCCAGCGAGAAGCAGAAAGGCGCCGGCAAAACCGCGCGCATCCCGATCAAGATCGTGCCCGCCGAGCGCATCCCGAAACCCGACTGGATCCGCGTCAAGGCCGGTTCGCCCACCACCCGCTTCTACGAGATCAAGGACATCCTGCGCGCCAACAACCTGGTGACGGTGTGCGAGGAAGCTTCCTGCCCCAACATCGGCGAATGCTTCGGCAAGGGCACCGCGACCTTCATGATCATGGGCGACAAATGCACCCGCCGCTGCCCGTTCTGCGACGTCGGCCACGGCCGCCCTGACCCGCTGGACCCGAACGAGCCGGAAAACCTGGCGAAAACCATCGCTGCGCTCAAGCTCAACTATGTGGTGATCACCTCGGTCGACCGCGACGACCTGCGCGACGGCGGCGCCGGCCATTTCGTGGCCTGCATCGAGCGCGTGCGCGAACTGTCGCCGGCCACCCGCATCGAGATCCTGACGCCGGACTTCCGCGGCCGCATGGACCGCGCGCTGGAAATCCTGAAGGCCGCGCCGCCGGACGTGATGAACCACAACCTGGAAACCGCGCCGCGGCTGTACAAGGAAGCCCGTCCGGGTTCGGACTACCAGTATTCGCTGAGCCTGCTGAAACGCTTCAAGGACATGCATCCGCATACGCCGACCAAGTCCGGCATCATGGTGGGCCTGGGCGAGACCGACGAGGAAGTGCTGCAGGTCATGCGCGACATGCGCGCCCATGACGTCGACATGCTTACCATCGGCCAGTACCTGATGCCGTCGGGCGACCATCTGCCGGTGCGCCGCTATGTGCATCCGGACACCTTCAAGATGTACGAGGAAGAAGCCTACAAGATGGGCTTCGTGCATGCGGCCGTGGGCGCGATGGTGCGCAGCTCCTACCACGCCGACCTGCAGGCGCACGGCGCCGGCCTGGCCTGATCAGGCGCTCGCGCCGGCCAGCGCCGGCAGGCTGACCGTGAAGGTGGCGCCCTGGCCGGCGCCGCCGCTGCTTACCTCGATCGTGCCGCCATGCAGCTCGACGATATGGCGCGCGATGAACAGGCCCAGTCCCAGTCCGCCCGCGTTATGCGACTGCTGCTTGTTGAAGGCGCCGAATACCTCGGGCAGGAATTGTTCGGCAATGCCCTGCCCGGTATCGCTGACCTCGATCAGGTGCCTCTGCGCGCCGGGCAGTACCCGCAGCCGCACCATGCCGCCCTCGGGCGTGAACTTCACCGCGTTCGACAGCAGGTTCCAGAACAGCTGCTGCAGCCGCTGCGCATCGCCCCAGACCATCAGCTCTCCCTGCGCCGGCAGGTCCGCGCCCAGCGCCACCTGCTTGGCCTGGGCGCCCGGCTCCACCGTGGACAGCGCATCCCTGACGATGCGGATCAGGGACACATGCTCGGGACGGATCGCCAGCTGGCCGTTGCGGGTCTGGGCGGCGTCGATCAGGTCTTCCACCATCCGGGTCTCCTGGGCCACATGCCGCATCATCGCGCCCAGTTCGCGGCGCAGGCGCTCGGGATCATTCAACTGGCTGCGCAGCAGCATTTCCAGCCGCATCGAGATCGCCGACAGCGGCGTGCGCATTTCGTGCGAGACAGTGGCCAGGAACACGTCGCGCATCCGGTTCAGTTCATTCAGGCGGACGATCGCCTCTTTCTGCCGGGTGGTGGAATCGATCAGGGTGCGCAGCAGTTCGGTGTAAATCGTCATCCGGCCTTGCGGCACCGGCGACTCCAGCCGTGCCTGCGCCCATAGCGGCGTGCCGGACATGCCAAGCTGGCGGGCGATGCGCTCGCAGGCCATGCCGGAAGTGAAGCGGTTGAAGACCCAGCCATAGACCACCGCGCCATAGCTCTTGCCGAACAGGGTCAGCGGCACCGCCTGCACGCACAGCTCCTCGCAGAACAGTGCGCCGGCATGGCCTTCGGCCGCGGCCCGCATCGCCAGCGCCTGCTCGAAGCGGGTGCCGTCGCCATGCGCGTCCCACAGCGTGGAGCCGGCCAGCAGGGTCGACAGCCGGGATTGCAGGAAAGGGCCGAGGCGGCGCTGGCCGCTGGCATCGTAGGCCGAGACCACCAGGCCGCTGGCGGCGGAGAACTCGGCCAGCGCCTGCTCCCAGGCGCTCCAGTCGGCATCGGCGTTTTCCTGCTCGGTCATTGACCCTTGTCCATGTCGCGCACTGCCGGCGCACTGGACTCGGGCAGGCTCTTGCCCTGCGACAGCGCTTCCTCGATGACCGGGCTGCGCCTGGACGGCGAGCGCGCCAGCAAACCGTAATAGGACGAGAACGGCAGCTGCGGCACCGCGCCGCCATCGGCCTCTTCCTCGTCGTCCTCGATCACCGTGATGCCGCCCTGGCCGATCACGTATTCCCTGGTCAGCTGCTGGTTGTCGGCGCCGCGCACCTTGGGTATCGCGATGGCGCGCCGCAGCCTGGTCGAGATTTCCACATAGTTCAGCAGGATGATGTTGTCCACCAGGTGCGAGCCCTTCAGCGCCTCGCTGATCTGCGACAGGCCCAGCAGTTCCGGGCTCTCATAGTTGAAGAGCACGGTGGCCAGCCGGTCCTTGAAGAAGCTGGCCAGCGCATACAGGAAGTCGGCCGCTTCATGGGCGCTGCTCAGTTCATAGACCGCCACCGAGTCCAGCACGATGCAGTCGATCCGATGCTCCTCCACCAGCCTGGCCACCTTGTCGAAGTGAACATCGAGTTCCAGTTCCAGCGGGGACTCGTACAGCATGAACAGCGAGCCGTCGGCCAGCAGCTTTTCCAGGTCGAAGCCGAGCGAGGCCGCGTTGCGTATCAGCTGGCGCGGATGCTCGTCCAGCGTCACCAGCAGCGTGCGCTTGCCGGCGGCGATGGCGGCATTCAGGAACTGCACCCCGAGCACGGTCTTGCCGGTGCCTGAAATGCCGCAGACCATGGTGATCGAGCCCTCATAGACCCCGCCGCCCATGATGCGGTCTATCGCCTCGGCGCCGATGGACAGGTGCTTGCTGGACGTGGGCTGCTCGTCCGCCACCAGCGGCCGCGACTGGGCGCGACGATACACATGGATGCCCACGCCCGGTTCGATGCGCATGGTGTGGCTGCCGCCGATGAAGTCCTGGCCGCGCGACTTCACCACCGACAGGCTGCGGTGCAGCCGACGGCGCTGTTCGTTGCGGCCCAGCGAAATGATGGTGTCGAACACGAAGCGCTCATGCGCGAAGCCGTCCTTGCCGCCTTCGTCGCGCTCGGCGGTCACCATGGTGGTTACGCCCAGCCTGGTCAGTCCTTCGACCAGCAGATGCAGGTCTTCCCGGAACGGCATGTCATTGCTTTGCGCATACAGCCGCAGCGGCGTCAGGCCGTCGATCAGCAGCCGGCGCGCGCCGATGGCGGCCAGTTCAGCCGCAAAGGCGCCGTCATTGCTGCGAAACTCGCTGAGCAGCGCGGCCGGGCTGGTCTGGATGATGCGCACCTTGCCGGCATCGATCAGGCGTTGCAGGTCCCATTCGAAGCCGATGGCGTCGCGCAGCAGCTTTTCCGGCTCCAGCTCGAAGGAAACGATCACGCCCGGCTCGTCGTACAGCGCAGCGCCGGCATGGATGAAGCCCAGGCCCAGCGTGGTCTTGCCCGAGCCTGGCTGTCCTTCGACGATCACATTGTTATTGCGCGGCAAGCCGCCCAGCAGGATTTCATCCAGCCCGGGAATGCCCATTTTTACCAAGGATACGGCCATGATCTTTTCCGACGATTGATGTGGTGGCGCTGTGACGGCTGCCGGGAAGGCGACAGGCACCGTGCGCCAGGACTGGCCTTGGCTGCACGATTTACCCTTTTGAATTGCAGTCAAATACTACTTCAGACAAGCGGGTACCGGCCTTAATGCCAAACAATCTTGGGTTTCTGCAATTGGCAGAAACCCCGGTCGGGCCGGGGTTTTGGAAAGGATTTCTGCTGGCAGTCCATGCCTCAGGCGGCCAGCGCCTTCTCCAGCAGCTTGTGCAGTTGCTGGAATTCCGGCTCGCCGACGTAGCGCTTGATGATGTTGCCTTCCTTGTCGATCACATAGGTGGTGGGCGTGAGCTTGACGTCGCCGAAGGATTTGGCCAGCTCGCCCTGGGTATCAAGCGCCACCCTGAACGGCAGCTGGCGGGTCTGGGCATAGTTGAGCACATAGTTGGGCGGATCGTAGCTCATCGCCACCGCGATGTATTCCAGGCCCTGGTCCTTGTACTTGTTATAGGTCTGCACCATCTGCGGCATTTCCTTGATGCAGGTCACGCAGGAGGTTGCCCAGAAATTGACCATCACTACCTTGCCCTTGAGGCTTTCCGGCGTGATCTTCTGTCCGTTCAGGTCGGTATAGGTGACCTGCGGTGCCGGCTGCCGCGACGACAGGGAAAAGTAAGCGACGGCGGCAATCACCACGACGGCGATGCCGGCCAGCAGTTTGATCCAGTTGCGGTTTGCAGTAGCCATGATGATGAGGAAGGGATGAGGGCGGTGAAGAAAGGAAAGGCGGGAATGCGGACATTATAGTCAACAAGGCCCCTGCCTGCCTGCCTGCCTGCTTGGTTGCCTGTGGCCCGGCCGGCGCCGCCAGCGTCAGGGGCGGATATAGGCGTAGCCTTCCTGTGACTGCAGCCGGGCGATCTCGACCACGCCGGCCTGCACCAGGCTGATGTCCGGCACCAGTTCGGACTTGTCGATGTTGTGCGCGGTCAGGGTATTATTGCAGACCCGGAATTCCACGCCCTGGCGCGCCAGCGCGGCCACCGCCGCGTCGAATGGCCGGCCGTTGCGCTCGGTCGCGCCCTTCAGCAGGAAGCGGATGCCGTCGCCCAGCGCCACCACCACGATCTTCGTATCAGGCGCGGCGCGCAGGTGGTTGCGGATGCTGGCCAGCCCGCGCGTTGCCTGGTCGATGCCGTCGGCCATGTGATAGACCACCTTCACCGGCTCGGCCGCGCGCGCCAAGCCGCCGGCGGCCAGCGAACCGCCAAGGCACAGGTGCAGGAACAGGCGCCGCTTCATTGGCCGTTACCGTGGCTTATTGCCGGGCAGGCGTGTTCGACATCTGCCGCACGTCGTCTTCGGTGATGTACTCGAACACCTTGACCACCTTCTGCACCCCGGCCACGCCGCGCGCCACTTCGGCCGCCCGGGTGCCTTCCCGCTGGGTCACGCGGCCCATCAGGTAGACCACGGCGCGCTCGGTCACCACCTTGAAGCTGTTGGCCGAGATGTCTTTCGCGTCCACCAGCGAGGCCTTGACCTTGCCGGTGATCAGGGTGTCGTTGGAACGCGAGGTATAGCTGGCGGGGGGCGCGACGACCA
Coding sequences within:
- a CDS encoding HAMP domain-containing sensor histidine kinase, which produces MTEQENADADWSAWEQALAEFSAASGLVVSAYDASGQRRLGPFLQSRLSTLLAGSTLWDAHGDGTRFEQALAMRAAAEGHAGALFCEELCVQAVPLTLFGKSYGAVVYGWVFNRFTSGMACERIARQLGMSGTPLWAQARLESPVPQGRMTIYTELLRTLIDSTTRQKEAIVRLNELNRMRDVFLATVSHEMRTPLSAISMRLEMLLRSQLNDPERLRRELGAMMRHVAQETRMVEDLIDAAQTRNGQLAIRPEHVSLIRIVRDALSTVEPGAQAKQVALGADLPAQGELMVWGDAQRLQQLFWNLLSNAVKFTPEGGMVRLRVLPGAQRHLIEVSDTGQGIAEQFLPEVFGAFNKQQSHNAGGLGLGLFIARHIVELHGGTIEVSSGGAGQGATFTVSLPALAGASA
- the lipA gene encoding lipoyl synthase; the encoded protein is MASNPTEIASSAYNPSEKQKGAGKTARIPIKIVPAERIPKPDWIRVKAGSPTTRFYEIKDILRANNLVTVCEEASCPNIGECFGKGTATFMIMGDKCTRRCPFCDVGHGRPDPLDPNEPENLAKTIAALKLNYVVITSVDRDDLRDGGAGHFVACIERVRELSPATRIEILTPDFRGRMDRALEILKAAPPDVMNHNLETAPRLYKEARPGSDYQYSLSLLKRFKDMHPHTPTKSGIMVGLGETDEEVLQVMRDMRAHDVDMLTIGQYLMPSGDHLPVRRYVHPDTFKMYEEEAYKMGFVHAAVGAMVRSSYHADLQAHGAGLA
- a CDS encoding ATPase domain-containing protein: MAVSLVKMGIPGLDEILLGGLPRNNNVIVEGQPGSGKTTLGLGFIHAGAALYDEPGVIVSFELEPEKLLRDAIGFEWDLQRLIDAGKVRIIQTSPAALLSEFRSNDGAFAAELAAIGARRLLIDGLTPLRLYAQSNDMPFREDLHLLVEGLTRLGVTTMVTAERDEGGKDGFAHERFVFDTIISLGRNEQRRRLHRSLSVVKSRGQDFIGGSHTMRIEPGVGIHVYRRAQSRPLVADEQPTSSKHLSIGAEAIDRIMGGGVYEGSITMVCGISGTGKTVLGVQFLNAAIAAGKRTLLVTLDEHPRQLIRNAASLGFDLEKLLADGSLFMLYESPLELELDVHFDKVARLVEEHRIDCIVLDSVAVYELSSAHEAADFLYALASFFKDRLATVLFNYESPELLGLSQISEALKGSHLVDNIILLNYVEISTRLRRAIAIPKVRGADNQQLTREYVIGQGGITVIEDDEEEADGGAVPQLPFSSYYGLLARSPSRRSPVIEEALSQGKSLPESSAPAVRDMDKGQ
- the lipB gene encoding lipoyl(octanoyl) transferase LipB produces the protein MEGSPVLVHRGREPYQASFDAMRAYTDARTAATPDQLWIVEHPPVYTLGLAADPSHVLNPHDIPVIQTDRGGEVTYHGPGQVVIYLLMDLKRRQRDARLFAREFVWNIEQSVVETLAAYNLAGERRAGAPGIYIADGDWRGAKIAALGLKIRGNGCTYHGVSLNVSMDLAPFGWINPCGYAGLATVDMQTLGVTAPLAQVQQALARQLIDRLKG
- a CDS encoding DUF493 family protein, with the protein product MTNLSDLPTPESLIEYPSDFPIKIMGAMQESFAEVIVEVVTQHDPEFHAGRMEMRPSSKGNYLSLTATVRATSREQLDNLYRALSSHPMVKVVL
- a CDS encoding D-amino acid aminotransferase, with the protein product MNDPLVYLNGEMTPLSEAKIPVLDRGFIFGDGVYEVIPIYGRRMFRSEQHMARLFRSLDKIGIPNPHDLAGWMALIRQVVDASPDDEQMVYLQVTRGVARRAHAFPAEVTPTVFIMTNPLVLPSAEVRSKGVACVTMDDKRWLHCEIKSVSLLGNVLAAQHAAENQVTEAIQFRDGMLTEGSSSNVWIVKDGVLAGPPKDNLILEGIRYGLIQELCEGLGIPMQVRRISREEVFAADEVMISSATKEVLPVTRIDGQPVGNGAPGPIYAKLYEAYQAAKAAA
- a CDS encoding TlpA disulfide reductase family protein, coding for MATANRNWIKLLAGIAVVVIAAVAYFSLSSRQPAPQVTYTDLNGQKITPESLKGKVVMVNFWATSCVTCIKEMPQMVQTYNKYKDQGLEYIAVAMSYDPPNYVLNYAQTRQLPFRVALDTQGELAKSFGDVKLTPTTYVIDKEGNIIKRYVGEPEFQQLHKLLEKALAA
- a CDS encoding DsrE family protein; protein product: MKRRLFLHLCLGGSLAAGGLARAAEPVKVVYHMADGIDQATRGLASIRNHLRAAPDTKIVVVALGDGIRFLLKGATERNGRPFDAAVAALARQGVEFRVCNNTLTAHNIDKSELVPDISLVQAGVVEIARLQSQEGYAYIRP